In one Heteronotia binoei isolate CCM8104 ecotype False Entrance Well chromosome 1, APGP_CSIRO_Hbin_v1, whole genome shotgun sequence genomic region, the following are encoded:
- the RCE1 gene encoding CAAX prenyl protease 2 isoform X3 yields MGFRLEGILPAMLLPLLLTMVLFLGPLIQLSMDCPWDLVDGLKVAFDPHFWVLCLTDMRWLRNQVIAPLTEELVFRACMLPMLVPCTGLGPAVFTCPLFFGVAHFHHVIEQLRFRQGSTASIFLSAVFQFSYTAVFGAYTAFIFIRTGHLVGPVLCHSFCNYVGFPAVGAALEHPQRLLVVFFYLLGVVLFLLLLHPMTDPAFFGHLPICSLSRLSSATHSISSLSLCS; encoded by the exons ATGGGCTTTCGGCTTGAGGGCATCTTACCAGCAATGCTGCTGCCTTTGCTGCTAACCATG GTCTTATTTCTTGGCCCCCTCATCCAGCTATCTATGGATTGCCCTTGGGACCTGGTGGATGGCTTAAAGGTTGCATTTG ACCCCCACTTTTGGGTGCTCTGTCTGACTGACATGCGCTGGCTCCGCAACCAGGTTATTGCGCCACTCACAGAGGAGCTGGTGTTCCGTGCCTGCATGCTGCCCATGCTTGTCCCCTGCACAGGATTAGGACCTGCCGTCTTCACCTGCCCACTCTTCTTTGGGGTTG CTCATTTTCACCATGTGATTGAGCAGCTGCGGTTTCGCCAGGGAAGCACAGCCAGCATTTTCCTCTCAGCAG TGTTCCAGTTCTCCTACACAGCTGTTTTTGGAGCATACACAGCCTTCATCTTCATCAGGACAG gGCACCTTGTTGGGCCTGTCCTCTGTCACTCTTTCTGCAACTATGTTGGATTCCCTGCCGTGGGTGCAGCTCTGGAGCACCCACAGCGCCTCCTGGTGGTGTTCTTCTATTTGTTGGGTGtggtcctcttccttctcctcctgcacCCCATGACAGATCCAGCCTTCTTTGGACACCTGCCCATCTGCTCCCTGTCCAGGCTGTCCTCTGCCACTCACAGTATCAGCAGCTTATCACTCTGTTCTTGA
- the ACTN3 gene encoding alpha-actinin-3, whose protein sequence is MATQVETHIQYNHSYMSTEDYMAQEEDWDRDLLLDPAWEKQQRKTFTAWCNSHLRKAGTQIENIEEDFRNGLKLMLLLEVISGERLPKPDKGKMRFHKIANVNKALDFIASKGVKLVSIGAEEIVDGNLKMTLGMIWTIILRFAIQDISVEETSAKEGLLLWCQRKTAPYRNVNVQNFHISWKDGLALCALIHRHRPDLIDYAKLRKDDPIGNLNTAFEVAEKYLDIPKMLDAEDIVNTPKPDEKAIMTYVSCFYHAFAGAEQAETAANRICKVLAVNQENEKLMQEYEKLASELLEWIRRTIPWLENRVPEKSMSAMQRKLEDFRDYRRVHKPPRVQEKCQLEINFNTLQTKLRLSNRPAFMPSEGKMVSDIANAWKGLEQVEKGYEEWLLTEIRRLERLDHLAEKFKQKASLHETWTRGKEDMLLQKDYESATLYEIRALLRKHEAFESDLAAHQDRVEQIAAIAQELNELDYHDAASVNSRCQAICDQWDTLGTLTQKRRDSLERVEKLLETIDQLYLEFAKRAAPFNNWMDGAIEDLQDMFIVHSIEEIQSLITAHEQFKATLPEADKERMAILGIQNEIQKIAQTYGIKLSGVNPYTSLSHLDIANKWDTVKQLVPHRDQTLQEELARQQANERLRRQFAAQANIIGPWIQTKMEEIGHISVDISGSLEDQMNHLKQHEQNIINYKANIDKLEGDHQLIQEALIFDNKHTSYTMEHIRVGWEQLLTTIARTINEVENQILTRDAKGISQEQMNEFRASFNHFDRKRNGMMDPDDFRACLISMGYDLGEVEFARIMTLVDPNNTGVVTFQAFIDFMTRETAETDTAEQVMASFKILASDKNYITIEELRRELPPEQAEYCISRMTKYTGADAVTGALDYISFSSALYGESDL, encoded by the exons ACATTCACAGCCTGGTGCAACTCTCACTTGCGGAAGGCAGGGACACAGATTGAAAACATTGAGGAAGATTTCCGAAATGGCCTGAAACTCATGCTTCTGCTGGAGGTGATTTCAG GTGAACGGTTGCCAAAGCCAGACAAAGGCAAGATGCGCTTCCATAAGATTGCCAATGTCAACAAGGCCCTGGACTTCATAGCCAGCAAGGGGGTCAAACTGGTATCCATTGGGGCTGAAG AAATTGTGGATGGGAACCTGAAGATGACTCTGGGTATGATCTGGACAATCATCCTTCGGTTTGCTATTCAGGACATCTCAGTGGAAG aAACCTCTGCCAAGGAGGGGCTGCTGCTGTGGTGCCAGAGGAAAACAGCTCCCTATCGGAATGTCAATGTGCAGAATTTCCACATTAG CTGGAAGGATGGCCTGGCCCTGTGCGCTCTTATCCACCGGCACCGCCCTGACCTCATTGACTACGCCAAGCTCAGAAAG GATGACCCCATTGGAAACCTCAACACAGCATTTGAAGTCGCTGAGAAATACCTAGATATCCCCAAGATGTTGGATGCAGAAG ATATTGTCAACACCCCCAAACCAGATGAAAAGGCCATCATGACCTATGTCTCATGTTTTTATCATGCCTTTGCTGGTGCAGAGCAG GCTGAGACAGCTGCCAATAGGATCTGCAAGGTGCTTGCTGTCAATCAAGAGAATGAGAAACTGATGCAGGAGTATGAGAAGCTGGCCAGTGAG CTCCTGGAATGGATtcggcgcactatcccatggctGGAGAACCGTGTGCCAGAGAAGAGCATGAGTGCCATGCAGCGCAAGCTGGAGGACTTCAGGGACTACCGGCGTGTGCACAAGCCTCCCCGTGTCCAGGAGAAATGCCAGCTTGAGATCAACTTCAACACCCTGCAGACAAAGCTGCGTCTCAGCAACCGGCCAGCCTTCATGCCTTCTGAGGGCAAGATGGTCTCT GATATCGCCAATGCCTGGAAGGGGCTGGAACAGGTGGAGAAAGGCTATGAAGAGTGGCTGCTGACTGAGATTAGGCGCCTGGAGCGTCTAGATCACCTGGCTGAGAAATTCAAGCAGAAGGCTTCCCTGCACGAGACCTGGACCAGAG GGAAGGAGGATATGCTCTTGCAGAAGGACTACGAGTCAGCAACTCTCTATGAGATCCGGGCACTGCTGCGGAAGCATGAGGCCTTTGAAAGTGACCTGGCTGCCCATCAGGACCGTGTGGAGCAGATTGCAGCTATTGCACAGGAGCTCAA TGAGCTGGACTACCATGATGCAGCATCGGTGAACTCTCGTTGCCAGGCCATCTGTGACCAGTGGGACACCCTTGGAACACTCACCCAGAAGAGGAGGGATTCCCTGGAG CGTGTAGAGAAACTGCTGGAGACCATTGACCAGCTGTACCTGGAATTTGCTAAGAGAGCTGCCCCTTTTAACAACTGGATGGATGGAGCCATTGAAGACCTCCAGGACATGTTCATTGTGCACAGCATTGAGGAAATCCAG AGCCTGATCACAGCCCACGAACAGTTCAAGGCTACTTTGCCTGAAGCTGACAAAGAGCGCATGGCCATCCTGGGCATTCAGAACGAGATCCAGAAGATTGCCCAGACCTACGGCATCAAGCTGTCGGGGGTGAACCCCTACACCAGCCTCAGCCACCTTGACATTGCCAACAAGTGGGACACG GTGAAGCAGCTGGTCCCACACCGTGATCAAACCCTACAGGAAGAGCTGGCAAGGCAGCAAGCGAACGAACGCCTGAGACGCCAGTTTGCTGCCCAGGCCAACATCATTGGTCCCTGGATCCAGACAAAGATGGAG GAGATTGGTCACATCTCTGTGGATATCAGTGGGTCCCTTGAGGACCAGATGAACCACTTGAAACAGCATGAGCAGAACATCATTAACTACAAGGCAAACATTGACAAGCTGGAAGGTGACCACCAGCTCATCCAGGAGGCCCTCATCTTTGATAACAAGCACACAAGTTACACAATGGAG CACATCCGGGTAGGATGGGAACAGCTGCTGACAACAATTGCACGCACTATCAATGAAGTTGAGAACCAGATCCTGACACGTGACGCCAAGGGCATCAGTCAAGAACAGATGAACGAGTTCCGGGCTTCCTTCAACCACTTTGACCGG AAGAGGAATGGCATGATGGACCCCGACGACTTCCGTGCCTGCTTGATCTCCATGGGATATGACCTG GGTGAGGTGGAGTTTGCTCGTATCATGACCCTGGTGGACCCCAACAACACAGGTGTGGTGACCTTCCAGGCCTTCATTGACTTCATGACTCGTGAGACAGCTGAGACAGACACTGCCGAGCAAGTCATGGCCTCCTTCAAGATCCTGGCTTCAGACAAG AACTACATCACAATAGAAGAGCTGCGCCGGGAGTTACCACCAGAGCAAGCTGAATATTGCATCAGCAGGATGACAAAGTACACAGGAGCCGATGCCGTAACTGGCGCTTTGGACTATATCTCCTTCTCCAGCGCCCTGTATGGGGAGAGCGACCTGTGA